One genomic window of Hydra vulgaris chromosome 03, alternate assembly HydraT2T_AEP includes the following:
- the LOC136078452 gene encoding uncharacterized protein LOC136078452, whose translation MVNCWNEDDWIKNIRMSKAAFNYLCKEVSPFMPIQGTNFRKSLPLEMKLAVTLYFLSGSADYRTIANLFGLGKSTVCTIVHRICKHFVDNLMKKYISLPSREETMEIIVSFEKLYGFPQVVGAVDGCHIRIKAPHKNSEDYINRKEYHSIILQGLVDSKYLFRDIFVGWTGKSHDSRVFKNSPLYKECLARTFLPTNLSKIIDNIEIGPLILGDSAYPLKNWLMKPYSDRGNLSIEEAKFNVSLSKCRVVVENGFGSLKGRFQCLLKRLDTTVEHTVNIVTTCCILHNFCTLTKQKYLNEWIEQTEIDLVNPILNHSCIELDNKAEFIRNSIKKHYFTTV comes from the coding sequence ATGGTAAACTGTTGGAACGAAGATGATTGGATAAAAAACATAAGAATGTCTAAAGCAGCCTTTAATTATCTGTGCAAGGAAGTTTCACCTTTTATGCCTATACAAGGCACTAACTTTCGTAAATCTTTGCCTTTAGAAATGAAGTTAGCTGTGacactttactttttaagtgGATCTGCAGATTACCGAACAATAGCCAATTTATTTGGCTTAGGAAAATCAACTGTTTGTACAATAGTTCACagaatttgtaaacattttgttGATAACTTAATGAAGAAATACATTTCCTTACCCTCAAGGGAAGAAACAATGGAGATTATagtaagttttgaaaaattatatggTTTTCCACAAGTAGTTGGAGCAGTTGATGGATGTCACATAAGAATAAAGGCTCCTCATAAAAATTCAGAGGACTATATAAACAGAAAAGAATATCACTCCATTATTTTACAGGGATTGGTAGACAGCAAGTATTTATTTAGAGATATTTTTGTAGGGTGGACTGGCAAATCACACGATTCaagggtttttaaaaattctcccTTATATAAAGAGTGTCTGGCTAGAACCTTTTTACCtacaaacttatctaaaataattgataatattgaaattggTCCTCTTATCCTTGGTGATTCAGCATATCCCCTTAAAAATTGGCTTATGAAACCTTACTCAGATCGTGGAAATCTTAGTATAGAAGAAGCAAAGTTTAACGTTTCTCTTAGTAAATGTCGTGTGGTGGTGGAGAATGGATTTGGAAGTTTAAAAGGTCGATTTCAATGTCTTTTAAAGAGATTAGATACAACAGTTGAACACACAGTCAATATTGTTACAACATGTTGTATACTACATAACTTCTGTACTTTgacaaaacaaaagtatttaaatgaaTGGATTGAACAAACAGAAATTGACTTAGTAAACCCTATATTAAACCACAGTTGCATTGAACTTGACAATAAAGCTGAGTTTATTAGAAAttccataaaaaaacattattttacaacTGTTTAg
- the LOC136077940 gene encoding uncharacterized protein LOC136077940 encodes MAEEKAVAEEKVKSRKRARHWDDEETKILISKWSEDNIQEKLKSCTRKGKIWEEILLFLQASGYEDRDKEMCKTRIHTLTSAYRNYIDNKRNTSGTGPSKKPSCFDEIDKVLSDKPTTLPTFLKSSSGMNVIIEKTAEVNNFNNCVNELVNCEHIDIETTPSSSKSEELVKKDNSFYFKKSKKKKSRSEVMFEQLNATVNKFMTSQADIDHKILESILENHKQEESCVILKVRQVEDLYFIEIELSLADLTLEKLTCTIKEEFSVQDNASLLITKLPNVLIRNDKDVKRLKSGTEIEFLIMIKKM; translated from the exons ATGGCGGAGGAAAAAGCTGTTGCTGaagaaaaagttaaatctaGAAAGAGAGCTAGACATTGGGATGATGAGgaaacaaaaatactaattagtAAATGGTCAGAAGATAATATCCAAGAAAAGTTGAAGTCATGCACAag aAAAGGAAAAATTTGGGAGGAAATTTTGCTATTCTTGCAAGCTTCTGGATATGAAGACAGAGATAAAGAGATGTGTAAAACAAGAATTCACACATTGACAAGTGCATATCGcaattatattgataataaacgAAATACAAGTGGGACTGGTCCTTCCAAAAAACCATCCTGCTTTGATGAAATTGATAAGGTTCTTAGTGACAAACCAACCACATTaccaacttttttgaaaagttcCTCAGGCAtgaatgttattattgaaaaaactgcagaagtgaataattttaataattgtgtTAATGAGTTAGTAAACTGTGAACATATAGACATTGAAACTACTCCGTCAAGTTCTAAATCTGAAGAGTtggtaaaaaaagataatagtttttactttaaaaaatccaaaaagaaaaaatcaagaagTGAGGTAATGTTTGAACAATTAAATGCCactgttaataaatttatgaccTCTCAGGCTGATattgatcataaaattttagaaagtatTTTAGAAAACCACAAACAAGAAGAATCATGTGTTATATTAAAAGTTCGTCAAGTtgaagatttatattttattgaaatagaaCTTTCATTGGCAGATTTGACACTAGAAAAACTTACTTGCACAATAAAAGAGGAATTTTCAGTTCAAGATAATGCATCTTTATTGATTACCAAGTTACCAAATGTACTTATCCGAAATGATAAGGATGTTAAACGTCTTAAAAGTGGGACTGAGATAGAGtttttaattatgattaaaaaaatgtga